One segment of Desulfosudis oleivorans Hxd3 DNA contains the following:
- a CDS encoding MerR family transcriptional regulator, translating into MENTQHLFRIGELERLSGVARRNIHFYMQQGLLHAPHRTGRTMAYYDASHLNKLAYIIEQKALGQPLFSIRENIERLEAESPGCFSARRSTPARKAGTTDRRMPRRGKSMKTREAILDLGSALFRQKGYRATRVSDITTRLNIGKGTFYFYFSDKKELLLACVPRIFGELFANGWDVIRQEADPLKRLELRARAVLPVLDEFCAILAICEEAHEDPDPKLKQMGEQTLVTIRKPMESDIRKGMAQGLIRTVDPAIAAALMIGAMRSMRVLRSMDPDISDDAVLREVIGVVLSGIRRH; encoded by the coding sequence ATGGAAAACACGCAGCATCTGTTTCGCATCGGCGAGCTGGAACGACTGTCCGGCGTGGCCCGGCGCAACATTCATTTTTACATGCAGCAGGGCCTGCTCCATGCGCCCCACCGCACCGGACGGACCATGGCCTATTATGACGCGTCCCACCTCAACAAGCTGGCCTATATTATTGAACAGAAAGCCCTGGGCCAGCCCCTTTTTTCCATTCGGGAAAACATCGAACGCTTGGAGGCCGAAAGCCCCGGCTGCTTTTCGGCCCGCCGGTCCACACCGGCCCGGAAGGCCGGCACCACCGATCGGCGAATGCCCCGCCGGGGCAAAAGCATGAAAACCCGGGAGGCCATTCTTGACCTGGGCTCCGCCCTGTTCCGGCAAAAAGGGTACCGGGCCACCAGGGTCAGTGACATCACCACCCGGCTCAACATCGGCAAAGGCACGTTCTATTTTTATTTTTCCGACAAAAAAGAGCTGCTTTTAGCCTGCGTGCCCAGAATATTCGGCGAACTGTTTGCCAACGGGTGGGATGTCATACGTCAGGAGGCCGACCCCCTCAAACGTCTGGAGTTGCGGGCCCGGGCCGTTCTGCCGGTGTTGGACGAGTTTTGCGCCATTCTGGCCATCTGCGAAGAGGCCCATGAAGACCCGGACCCCAAGCTCAAACAGATGGGCGAGCAAACCCTGGTAACGATCCGAAAGCCCATGGAATCGGATATTCGCAAGGGCATGGCCCAGGGCCTGATTCGAACGGTGGACCCGGCCATTGCCGCGGCCCTGATGATCGGGGCCATGCGCAGCATGCGGGTGTTGCGCTCCATGGACCCGGACATCTCCGATGACGCTGTTTTGCGCGAAGTGATCGGTGTGGTGCTTTCCGGTATTCGGCGACATTGA
- a CDS encoding thiolase family protein produces the protein MRDVAIIGAGMTRFGKFPEKSIKDLVKESSQAAIKDAGIQPSDIQAAYVGSAVAGLMTGQEMIKAQVTLSAMGIEAIPMYNVENACASSSSALNLAWTAVGAGIFDCVLVTGFEKLYDEDKKKSFAALGTAVDIELFKLFLAEFQKNQGKGESIIKEGSGQKRSVFMDMYAHYTKIYMDRYGLTQEHFARIAVKSHKNGALNPHSQYQEEVTLEQVLNSGDVSWPLTRMMCSPIGDGAAAVIVCSKEAAARFGARPVWIASSVVGSGKLSGDLEDTLTKRLAPKAFEAAGIGPDDIDVIEVHDATSPSEIITLIELGLCPGADAPKWIDEGYMEIDGSRPSNTSGGLAAKGHPIGATGLGQVYEIVNQLRGTAGKRQVKNPKVGMTHNGGGILGVDAAAMALHVFKN, from the coding sequence ATGCGTGATGTGGCAATTATCGGAGCGGGCATGACCCGGTTCGGCAAGTTTCCGGAAAAGAGCATCAAGGACCTGGTCAAAGAATCGAGCCAGGCCGCGATAAAGGATGCCGGCATTCAGCCGTCAGACATTCAGGCCGCCTACGTGGGCAGCGCCGTGGCCGGCCTGATGACCGGCCAGGAAATGATCAAGGCCCAGGTCACCCTGTCGGCCATGGGCATTGAGGCGATTCCCATGTACAACGTGGAAAACGCCTGCGCCTCCTCTTCCAGCGCCCTGAACCTGGCATGGACAGCGGTGGGGGCCGGCATTTTTGACTGCGTGCTGGTGACAGGTTTTGAAAAGCTTTATGACGAGGACAAGAAAAAGTCCTTTGCCGCCCTGGGCACGGCCGTGGACATTGAGCTGTTCAAGCTGTTTCTGGCCGAGTTCCAGAAAAACCAGGGCAAGGGTGAATCGATCATAAAAGAGGGCAGCGGCCAGAAGCGCAGCGTGTTCATGGACATGTACGCCCACTACACCAAGATATATATGGACCGCTACGGCCTGACCCAGGAGCACTTTGCCAGGATCGCGGTCAAAAGTCACAAGAACGGTGCCCTCAATCCCCATTCCCAGTACCAGGAAGAGGTCACCCTGGAGCAGGTGCTGAACTCCGGTGATGTGTCCTGGCCGTTGACCCGAATGATGTGCTCACCCATCGGCGACGGCGCCGCCGCCGTTATCGTCTGTTCAAAAGAGGCCGCGGCCCGGTTTGGGGCCCGGCCGGTCTGGATCGCTTCCAGCGTGGTGGGCAGCGGCAAGCTTTCCGGTGACCTGGAAGACACCCTGACCAAACGGCTGGCGCCCAAAGCCTTTGAGGCCGCCGGCATCGGGCCGGACGATATCGACGTGATCGAGGTGCACGACGCCACCTCACCGTCTGAAATCATCACTCTCATTGAGCTGGGGTTGTGCCCCGGCGCGGACGCGCCCAAGTGGATTGACGAGGGCTACATGGAGATCGACGGCTCCCGTCCGTCCAACACTTCGGGCGGGCTGGCGGCCAAGGGCCACCCCATCGGCGCCACCGGCCTGGGCCAGGTTTATGAAATCGTCAACCAGCTGCGGGGCACCGCCGGCAAACGCCAGGTGAAAAATCCGAAAGTGGGCATGACCCACAACGGCGGCGGCATTCTCGGCGTGGACGCCGCCGCCATGGCCCTGCACGTGTTTAAAAATTAA
- a CDS encoding phenylacetate--CoA ligase family protein, whose protein sequence is MDNNQPYWNMEIEPRLNTEEMRELQWKKLVPALQWQYENTPMHRSRFEKAGITPADIRSFDDFAQALPPMGQAEIRDLIGEIGLDMDKLMGHLFGEKRMNDLYLLTTTSGTTGIPTPYPNFGASLDDAAEIMARAAWRIGIRPGDRVGICFGLSMHAAGTPQVLWFRKFPGITLVPIGAEAGTEKILQFMQLFKVNVFLGTPSLALHLIERAPEVLMGQTVKSLGIKVLMLGAEAGAGIPEVRAKLEEAYGAKVFDLGGGYGCSCDHPVYQGMHWIADDYAYYELIDPETRQPVPMENGATGIMVGTSLNPPAAVWFDLRFTMMDIHQVFTDPCPCGRSGFRYKIVGRADDMLKVKGVPVYPAAIEGVIHSFPDKLTGSFRIVLDEPPPRVVPPLKLKIEYAEGVRKEDLPGIEADLTSRMHSLLKIRPAIQWLAPNTLERATKKTQLLEKAYEE, encoded by the coding sequence ATGGACAACAATCAGCCCTACTGGAACATGGAGATCGAACCCAGGCTCAACACGGAAGAGATGCGCGAGCTTCAGTGGAAAAAGCTGGTGCCGGCCCTTCAGTGGCAGTATGAAAACACGCCCATGCACCGCAGCCGGTTTGAAAAGGCCGGCATCACGCCCGCCGACATTCGCAGTTTTGACGATTTTGCCCAGGCCTTGCCGCCCATGGGCCAGGCGGAGATTCGGGATCTGATCGGCGAAATCGGCCTGGACATGGACAAGCTCATGGGCCACCTGTTCGGTGAAAAGCGCATGAACGATCTCTATCTGCTCACCACCACCTCCGGCACCACCGGCATTCCCACGCCCTATCCCAATTTCGGGGCCTCCCTGGACGACGCCGCCGAAATTATGGCCCGGGCCGCCTGGCGCATCGGCATTCGGCCCGGTGACCGCGTCGGCATCTGCTTCGGGCTCTCCATGCATGCCGCAGGAACGCCCCAGGTGCTGTGGTTCCGCAAGTTTCCGGGCATCACCCTGGTTCCCATCGGCGCCGAGGCCGGCACGGAAAAGATTCTCCAGTTTATGCAGCTGTTCAAGGTCAACGTGTTTCTGGGCACGCCTTCACTGGCCCTTCATCTCATCGAGCGGGCCCCGGAAGTGCTCATGGGCCAGACCGTGAAATCCCTGGGCATCAAGGTGCTGATGCTGGGGGCCGAAGCCGGTGCCGGCATTCCCGAGGTGCGCGCCAAGCTGGAGGAGGCTTACGGCGCAAAGGTGTTTGACCTGGGCGGCGGCTACGGCTGCTCCTGCGATCACCCGGTCTACCAGGGCATGCACTGGATTGCCGACGATTATGCCTACTACGAACTCATCGACCCGGAAACCCGCCAGCCCGTACCCATGGAAAACGGCGCCACCGGCATCATGGTGGGCACCTCCTTAAACCCGCCGGCCGCGGTCTGGTTTGACCTGCGGTTTACCATGATGGACATTCACCAGGTGTTTACCGACCCCTGCCCTTGCGGCCGGTCCGGTTTCAGGTATAAGATCGTGGGACGGGCCGACGACATGCTCAAGGTCAAGGGAGTGCCGGTCTACCCGGCGGCCATTGAGGGGGTGATCCATTCCTTTCCCGACAAGCTCACCGGCTCCTTCCGCATCGTGCTCGACGAACCGCCCCCCCGGGTGGTGCCCCCGCTTAAACTTAAAATTGAATACGCCGAAGGGGTCAGAAAAGAAGACCTGCCCGGCATTGAGGCCGACCTGACAAGCCGGATGCATTCGCTTTTGAAAATCCGGCCGGCCATCCAATGGCTGGCGCCCAATACCCTGGAGCGGGCCACAAAGAAAACCCAGCTCCTGGAAAAGGCTTACGAGGAATAG